The following proteins come from a genomic window of Natrinema saccharevitans:
- a CDS encoding magnesium transporter — protein sequence MAARQDAWRIYREALPILVVSLAGGVFAGSVLGSDGMTAGFERFPGLLLLLPAFLATRGNVYGALGARISSGLHQGMIDPEFSWDRRLVNAVAASFINGIGISVFIGVLSWGILQVLGRESARLVELVGIMLVSGVLTSFTLIFGMLTLVFASYEYGLDPDNLIGPIVTTLGDIFGVVFLFVAITVVGVIF from the coding sequence ATGGCGGCTCGCCAAGACGCGTGGCGCATCTACCGCGAGGCACTGCCGATCCTCGTGGTCAGCCTCGCCGGCGGGGTCTTCGCCGGCTCAGTCCTCGGCTCGGACGGGATGACCGCGGGGTTCGAGCGGTTTCCCGGCCTCCTGCTGTTGCTCCCCGCCTTCCTCGCGACCCGGGGGAACGTCTACGGCGCGCTCGGGGCACGCATCTCGAGCGGCCTCCATCAGGGGATGATCGATCCGGAGTTCTCGTGGGACCGACGGCTCGTCAACGCCGTCGCCGCCTCCTTTATTAACGGCATCGGCATCTCGGTGTTCATCGGCGTCCTCTCGTGGGGAATCCTGCAGGTCCTGGGTCGCGAGTCCGCCCGACTCGTCGAACTCGTCGGCATCATGCTGGTCTCGGGCGTGTTGACCTCGTTCACGCTGATTTTCGGCATGCTGACACTGGTGTTTGCCAGCTACGAGTACGGGCTCGACCCCGACAACCTGATCGGGCCGATCGTCACCACGCTCGGCGACATCTTCGGCGTCGTCTTCCTGTTCGTCGCGATCACCGTCGTCGGGGTGATCTTCTGA
- a CDS encoding magnesium transporter, whose amino-acid sequence MAATDPDDPSDTWSIRSIVATMFPILIALSILEMGSGYVLEELEETYLANPTLLVLVPVMIGMGGNLGAILSSRLSTRLHLGLLEFDPRDEVLWTNVAAILGLAATIFTALGIVAWLVGQFIAEPMALLDLMLISVVSGMVLAGLAIVLSVLATYVSYTQGLDPDDTTIPVVTNVCDILGVIVLSGVAIVVLN is encoded by the coding sequence ATGGCCGCGACCGATCCCGACGACCCGTCCGACACCTGGTCGATCCGCAGCATCGTCGCCACGATGTTTCCCATCCTGATCGCGCTCTCGATCCTCGAGATGGGGTCGGGCTACGTCCTCGAGGAACTCGAGGAGACCTATCTCGCGAACCCCACCCTGCTCGTGCTGGTCCCCGTGATGATCGGCATGGGCGGCAACCTCGGCGCGATCCTCTCCTCGCGGCTCTCGACGCGGCTCCACCTGGGCCTGCTCGAGTTCGATCCCCGCGACGAGGTGCTGTGGACGAACGTGGCGGCGATCCTCGGGCTCGCGGCGACGATCTTCACCGCGCTGGGGATCGTCGCCTGGCTCGTCGGCCAGTTCATCGCCGAACCGATGGCGCTGCTCGATCTCATGCTCATCTCGGTCGTCAGCGGCATGGTGCTGGCCGGTCTCGCGATCGTCCTCAGCGTTCTCGCGACCTACGTCTCCTACACACAGGGGCTGGATCCCGACGACACGACGATTCCGGTCGTCACGAACGTCTGTGACATCCTCGGCGTGATCGTCCTCTCGGGGGTCGCGATCGTCGTCCTGAACTGA
- a CDS encoding potassium channel family protein — translation MDPLEGETSSASIEYEPVSVKDVLVEMKDTAELLIDLSYSAVLHRSEELATEVLRLEERMDVLEMRARMSLLMAARKPADAEQLAPVLGIVGAADEISDAAGDIAKIVLEDMGLPEAMRAALPDAAEALLRGVVAADSPYAGRTLEDIDLESETGVRAIALRRGNEWLLNPGPTTRIEADDVAFLRGPESAIGDVCEILTGEAYEAPTVVSPDIDDLERAVDTIVHMKDFSELAVDLAYSSVLFDSEELAEEVRNLEVEVDAMQSRFEAWTLRAAADATDPVVLRGLIQLGSSTERISDTAIEISEGVLRDIDVHPVVQLAVQESDEIIARIPVESGSDLDGTAVTEGVPDADSTMSVIAIRRPDEGWLLVADADAELRGGDVLISKGTRTAAAAFRDLASVS, via the coding sequence ATGGACCCGCTCGAGGGCGAGACGTCGTCGGCGTCGATCGAGTACGAGCCCGTCAGCGTCAAGGACGTACTCGTCGAGATGAAAGACACCGCGGAGCTGTTGATCGACCTCTCGTACTCGGCGGTCCTCCACCGCAGCGAGGAACTCGCGACGGAGGTCCTCCGGCTCGAGGAACGGATGGACGTCCTCGAGATGCGAGCCCGAATGAGCCTGTTGATGGCCGCCCGGAAGCCGGCCGACGCCGAGCAGCTCGCGCCCGTACTCGGCATCGTCGGGGCCGCCGACGAGATCAGCGACGCCGCCGGCGACATCGCGAAGATCGTCCTCGAGGACATGGGGCTGCCCGAGGCGATGCGGGCGGCCCTGCCCGACGCCGCCGAGGCGCTGCTCCGGGGCGTCGTCGCGGCCGACTCGCCCTACGCCGGTCGCACCCTCGAGGACATCGACCTCGAGTCCGAGACCGGCGTCCGGGCCATCGCGCTCCGACGGGGCAACGAGTGGCTGCTCAACCCGGGGCCGACGACGCGGATCGAGGCCGACGACGTCGCCTTTCTCCGGGGGCCCGAGTCGGCGATCGGCGACGTCTGTGAGATCCTGACCGGGGAGGCCTACGAAGCGCCTACGGTCGTGAGTCCCGACATCGACGACTTAGAGCGGGCGGTGGACACGATCGTCCACATGAAGGACTTCTCGGAGCTGGCGGTCGATCTGGCCTACAGCAGCGTGCTGTTCGACAGCGAGGAGCTGGCCGAGGAGGTCCGCAACCTGGAGGTCGAGGTCGACGCGATGCAGTCGCGGTTCGAGGCCTGGACGCTGCGGGCGGCCGCGGACGCGACGGATCCGGTCGTGTTGCGCGGACTGATCCAACTGGGCAGCAGCACCGAGCGGATCAGCGACACCGCGATCGAGATCAGCGAGGGCGTCCTGCGCGACATCGACGTCCACCCGGTCGTCCAGCTGGCGGTCCAGGAGAGCGACGAGATCATCGCCCGCATCCCGGTCGAGTCGGGCAGCGACCTCGACGGGACCGCGGTGACCGAGGGCGTTCCCGACGCCGACTCCACGATGTCGGTGATCGCTATCCGCCGGCCGGACGAGGGGTGGCTACTGGTGGCCGACGCCGACGCCGAACTGCGCGGCGGCGACGTGTTGATCTCGAAGGGGACCCGGACGGCCGCGGCGGCGTTTCGGGACCTCGCATCAGTGTCGTGA
- the serS gene encoding serine--tRNA ligase — MLDRTYLRENPDEVRDALDDRGADVDVDEILELDERWRELKARGDDLRHERNQITKKIGKLVADGEEEKREEAIERSQDLKAEIEDVEDEAIELQDELQERLLEVPQLPDESVPLGVDERHNVEDRRWGFDEDHDLPEEVTPHYELGEELDIIDEERAAKTTGAGFYFLKGEGAQLEHALIQFMMDVHREQGYVDVFPPVPVTSASMRGTGQLPKFADDAYRLGGSNEEAYEDDDLWLCPTAEVPVTNMYADEILLDDDLPLKHQAYTPNFRREAGEHGTETRGIVRVHQFNKVELVNFVEPEDSYDRLEELLDEAEEVLRRLELPYRILELCTGDLTFASAKTYDIEVWAPGDDMDDGPEAGGRWLEVSSASNFEDFQARRAGLRYRPERHESAEYLHTLNASGLAIPRVMVAILEYYQNEDGTVTVPEPLRPYMSGKEVIEGHEKVGESALGAGERE, encoded by the coding sequence ATGCTCGACCGGACCTACCTGCGCGAGAACCCAGACGAGGTACGCGACGCCCTCGACGACCGCGGGGCCGACGTGGACGTCGACGAGATACTCGAGCTGGACGAACGCTGGCGGGAACTGAAAGCCCGCGGCGACGACCTGCGCCACGAGCGCAACCAGATCACCAAGAAGATCGGGAAGCTCGTCGCCGACGGCGAGGAGGAGAAACGGGAGGAAGCCATCGAGCGCTCGCAGGACCTCAAAGCCGAGATCGAGGACGTCGAGGACGAGGCCATCGAACTGCAGGACGAACTCCAGGAGCGGCTGCTCGAGGTCCCCCAGCTCCCCGACGAGAGCGTCCCGCTGGGCGTCGACGAGCGCCACAACGTCGAGGACCGCCGCTGGGGCTTCGACGAGGACCACGACCTCCCCGAGGAGGTCACCCCCCACTACGAACTCGGCGAGGAACTCGACATCATCGACGAGGAACGGGCCGCCAAGACGACCGGTGCCGGCTTCTACTTCCTCAAGGGCGAGGGCGCACAGCTCGAACACGCCCTGATCCAGTTCATGATGGACGTCCACCGCGAGCAGGGCTACGTCGACGTCTTCCCGCCGGTCCCGGTCACGAGCGCGTCGATGCGAGGGACCGGTCAGCTGCCGAAGTTCGCCGACGACGCCTACCGGCTGGGCGGCAGCAACGAGGAGGCCTACGAGGACGACGACCTCTGGCTCTGTCCCACCGCGGAGGTCCCGGTCACCAACATGTACGCCGACGAGATCCTGCTGGACGACGACCTCCCGCTGAAACACCAGGCCTACACCCCGAACTTCCGGCGCGAGGCCGGCGAACACGGCACCGAAACGCGGGGCATCGTCCGCGTCCACCAGTTCAACAAGGTCGAACTCGTCAACTTCGTCGAACCCGAAGACAGCTACGACCGCCTCGAGGAGTTGCTCGACGAGGCCGAGGAGGTCCTGCGCCGGCTCGAGTTGCCCTACCGCATCCTCGAACTCTGTACCGGCGATCTCACGTTCGCCTCCGCCAAGACCTACGACATCGAGGTCTGGGCCCCCGGCGACGACATGGACGACGGCCCCGAGGCCGGCGGCCGCTGGCTCGAGGTCTCGAGCGCGTCGAACTTCGAGGACTTCCAGGCTCGCCGGGCCGGCCTGCGCTACCGACCCGAGCGCCACGAGTCGGCGGAGTATCTGCACACGTTGAACGCCTCCGGACTCGCGATTCCCCGGGTGATGGTGGCCATCCTCGAGTACTACCAGAACGAGGACGGAACGGTCACCGTCCCCGAGCCCCTGCGGCCGTACATGAGCGGCAAAGAGGTCATCGAGGGCCACGAGAAGGTCGGCGAGTCGGCGCTCGGCGCGGGCGAACGGGAGTAG
- a CDS encoding elongation factor EF-2: protein MGRRKKIVQECERLMDEPENIRNIAIAAHVDHGKTTLTDNLLAGAGMISDDTAGEQLAMDTEEDEQERGITIDAANVSMTHEYEGENHLINLIDTPGHVDFGGDVTRAMRAVDGALVVVDAVEGAMPQTETVLRQALREGVKPTLFINKVDRLISELQEGPEEMQQRLLSVIHDVNELIRGMTEEMDDIEDWTVSVEDGTVGFGSALYKWGVSMPSMQRTGMDFGEIMELERADKRQELHERTPLSDVVLDMVCEHFPNPLDAQPRRIPRIWRGDDESDLSESMRLVDEDGDVVLMVTDIGIDPHAGEIAAGRVFSGTIEKGQELYVSGTAGKNRIQSVGIYMGGEREEVEEVPAGNIAAVTGLKDAIAGSTVSSVEMTPFESIEHISEPVITKSVEAQNMDDLPKLIETLRQVSKEDPTIQIDINEDTGEHLISGQGELHLEVITQRIEKNQGIPVNTGEPIVVYREQPQQPSDEVEGISPNRHNRFYISIDPMTDDLVETIKRGEASMDMPEQERREALQEAGMEKETSQNVEHIHGTNVLIDDTKGIQHLNETMELVIEGLEEALDNGPLANEPVQGTLIRLHDAKLHEDTIHRGPAQVIPATREAVHKALIDGQIKMLEPMQDVRIDVPNDHMGAASGEIQGRRGRVDDMYQEGDLMVVEGIAPVGEMIGFASDIRSATEGRASWNTENAGFEVMSNSLQRDKIMEIRERKGMKLELPPSIDYI from the coding sequence ATGGGCCGACGCAAGAAGATCGTCCAAGAGTGTGAACGGCTGATGGACGAACCGGAGAACATCCGGAACATCGCCATCGCCGCTCACGTCGACCACGGGAAAACGACCCTTACGGACAACCTGCTGGCCGGTGCCGGCATGATCTCCGACGACACCGCCGGCGAACAGCTGGCGATGGACACGGAGGAAGACGAGCAGGAACGCGGGATCACCATCGACGCGGCCAACGTCTCGATGACTCACGAGTACGAGGGTGAGAACCACCTCATCAACCTCATCGACACGCCGGGCCACGTCGACTTCGGTGGCGACGTCACCCGCGCGATGCGAGCCGTCGACGGTGCCCTCGTGGTCGTCGACGCCGTCGAAGGGGCCATGCCCCAGACCGAGACGGTGCTGCGACAGGCACTGCGAGAGGGCGTCAAGCCGACGCTGTTCATCAACAAGGTCGACCGCCTGATCTCCGAGCTACAGGAGGGTCCCGAGGAGATGCAACAGCGTCTCCTCTCGGTCATCCACGACGTCAACGAACTCATCCGCGGCATGACCGAGGAGATGGACGACATCGAGGACTGGACCGTCTCCGTCGAGGACGGTACCGTCGGCTTCGGCTCCGCGCTGTACAAGTGGGGCGTCTCCATGCCGTCGATGCAACGCACCGGGATGGACTTCGGCGAGATCATGGAACTCGAGCGCGCCGACAAGCGTCAGGAACTCCACGAGCGGACGCCGCTGTCGGACGTCGTCCTCGACATGGTCTGTGAACACTTCCCGAACCCGCTCGACGCTCAGCCGCGTCGTATCCCGCGTATCTGGCGCGGCGACGACGAGAGCGATCTCTCGGAGTCGATGCGCCTCGTCGACGAGGACGGCGACGTCGTCCTGATGGTCACCGACATCGGGATCGACCCCCACGCCGGCGAAATTGCCGCGGGACGGGTCTTCTCGGGGACGATCGAGAAAGGCCAGGAGCTGTACGTCTCCGGGACCGCCGGCAAGAACCGCATCCAGTCGGTCGGGATCTACATGGGTGGTGAACGCGAGGAAGTCGAGGAGGTTCCCGCCGGGAACATCGCCGCCGTTACCGGTCTCAAAGACGCCATCGCCGGCTCGACCGTCTCGAGCGTGGAGATGACGCCGTTCGAGTCGATCGAACACATCTCCGAGCCGGTCATTACGAAGTCCGTCGAGGCCCAGAACATGGACGACCTGCCGAAGCTGATCGAAACGCTGCGACAGGTCTCCAAGGAGGACCCGACGATCCAGATCGACATCAACGAGGACACCGGCGAACACCTCATTTCGGGACAGGGTGAACTTCACCTCGAGGTCATCACCCAGCGCATCGAGAAGAATCAGGGCATTCCGGTCAATACCGGTGAGCCGATCGTCGTCTACCGCGAGCAGCCCCAGCAGCCCAGCGACGAAGTCGAGGGCATCTCGCCGAACCGGCACAACCGCTTCTACATCTCCATCGACCCGATGACGGACGACCTCGTCGAGACGATCAAACGCGGCGAGGCCTCGATGGACATGCCCGAGCAGGAACGCCGCGAGGCCCTGCAGGAGGCCGGCATGGAGAAAGAGACCTCCCAGAACGTCGAACACATCCACGGGACGAACGTCCTCATCGACGACACGAAGGGGATCCAGCACCTGAACGAGACGATGGAGCTGGTCATCGAGGGACTCGAGGAGGCCCTCGACAACGGCCCGCTGGCCAACGAGCCCGTCCAGGGGACGCTCATTCGCCTGCACGACGCCAAGCTCCACGAGGATACCATCCACCGCGGTCCGGCCCAGGTCATCCCCGCGACCCGCGAGGCCGTCCACAAGGCGCTGATCGACGGCCAGATCAAGATGCTCGAGCCGATGCAGGACGTCCGTATCGACGTGCCCAACGACCACATGGGCGCGGCCTCGGGCGAGATCCAGGGCCGTCGTGGCCGCGTCGACGACATGTACCAGGAAGGCGACTTGATGGTCGTCGAGGGCATCGCGCCGGTCGGAGAGATGATCGGCTTCGCCTCGGACATCCGCTCTGCGACCGAGGGACGGGCCTCCTGGAACACCGAGAACGCCGGCTTCGAGGTCATGTCCAACTCCCTCCAGCGCGACAAGATCATGGAGATCCGCGAGCGCAAGGGTATGAAGCTCGAACTGCCGCCGAGTATCGACTACATCTAA
- a CDS encoding DUF5781 family protein has protein sequence MDIRVQGPGPTSPFLSARDRFETEHDLSLPVHVQLRDDPDERTWAAHYDDRHVLNISRQAASSAMASELALHEFAHMARHEQDHPSHTQSTEEVLYLALAGKSVERRKLSHCYQIANHMKDIYADDITLSVGPGEKLLSFLESSLATAIADRPETPPRPGLRRLSASADPEITAVNAAFALALAERHDLVKRDHRLYDLAHAAAMDAPEIDFEGFKRRFRELGRETDASTYRQVLVDATRSYVGGGGPAAD, from the coding sequence ATGGATATTCGCGTGCAGGGACCGGGCCCGACTTCTCCATTCCTCAGTGCCCGAGACCGCTTCGAAACCGAACACGACCTCTCGCTGCCGGTCCACGTCCAGCTCCGGGACGACCCCGACGAACGGACCTGGGCCGCCCACTACGACGACCGCCACGTCCTGAACATCTCACGACAGGCCGCCTCGAGCGCGATGGCCAGCGAACTCGCACTCCACGAGTTCGCCCACATGGCGCGTCACGAACAGGACCACCCCTCACACACCCAATCGACCGAGGAGGTTCTCTACCTGGCGCTGGCCGGCAAGAGCGTCGAACGCCGCAAGCTCTCACACTGCTACCAGATCGCCAACCACATGAAAGACATCTACGCCGACGACATCACCCTCTCGGTCGGTCCCGGCGAGAAACTGCTCTCCTTTCTCGAGTCGAGTCTGGCCACGGCGATCGCCGACCGCCCCGAGACGCCGCCCCGTCCCGGCCTCCGGCGGCTGTCGGCCAGCGCCGACCCCGAGATCACGGCGGTGAACGCGGCCTTCGCGCTCGCACTCGCGGAACGACACGACCTCGTCAAGCGTGATCATCGGCTCTACGATCTCGCACACGCGGCGGCGATGGACGCCCCGGAAATCGACTTCGAGGGATTCAAACGGCGGTTCCGGGAACTCGGCCGGGAGACCGACGCGAGTACCTACCGACAGGTACTGGTCGATGCGACCCGGTCGTACGTCGGCGGTGGCGGCCCCGCGGCCGATTGA
- a CDS encoding DUF7504 family protein, whose translation MFSGPDQVGTTDGGFADELSRLKRRGASVLVVGSVHPDQWRDACRRLLGCGTDRTRRRVLVSTTAGPHHAIHHVDETGSEALSVIAYDAQARNATTAEPGETPSIRPATTEAESLADLGIAIEQAIENFETNTAALESGEVRLGIDSLLPLLEEYGRQRVFKLLHLVNGRTKAVDGMAHYHLPVERDARIVQTLSPLFDIIVELREHDGDYQERWTIEDGDRRSGWLSVGPE comes from the coding sequence ATGTTTTCGGGACCGGACCAGGTGGGAACTACTGACGGGGGGTTCGCCGACGAGCTATCGCGGTTGAAACGCCGGGGGGCAAGCGTCCTCGTCGTCGGATCCGTCCACCCCGATCAGTGGCGAGATGCGTGTCGTCGACTGCTTGGCTGTGGTACCGATCGGACCCGGCGGCGCGTCCTCGTCTCGACGACGGCGGGCCCACACCACGCCATACACCACGTCGATGAGACCGGATCGGAGGCCCTCTCGGTCATCGCCTACGACGCGCAGGCTCGCAACGCCACAACGGCCGAGCCGGGGGAGACACCGTCGATCCGGCCGGCAACGACCGAAGCGGAGTCACTTGCCGACCTCGGGATCGCCATCGAGCAAGCGATCGAGAACTTCGAAACCAACACCGCCGCGCTCGAGTCCGGCGAAGTCAGGTTGGGGATCGACTCACTGCTCCCGTTGCTCGAGGAGTACGGCCGCCAGCGGGTGTTCAAACTCCTCCATCTCGTCAACGGACGAACGAAGGCTGTCGATGGGATGGCCCACTACCATCTGCCGGTCGAGCGAGACGCCAGGATCGTCCAGACCCTCTCGCCGCTTTTCGATATCATCGTCGAACTCCGCGAACACGACGGCGACTATCAGGAGCGATGGACGATCGAGGACGGCGACCGTCGGTCCGGTTGGCTATCGGTCGGTCCCGAGTAA
- a CDS encoding DUF7503 family protein yields the protein MTDVTQYLKNHPRMIGALFTILLLLGQAGNAAATNASGFVGP from the coding sequence ATGACGGATGTTACGCAGTACCTGAAGAATCACCCGCGAATGATCGGCGCACTGTTTACGATCCTGTTGCTACTCGGGCAGGCAGGCAACGCCGCAGCAACGAACGCGAGTGGCTTTGTCGGCCCCTAA
- a CDS encoding 30S ribosomal protein S7, whose protein sequence is MAAEDQPDPDAPAGGADVSAKLFGEWEIGEIEYADPSTERYITVSPVAHTAGRHARKQFKKSEISIVERFINRLMQTEENTGKKQQVLNYVSDAFDIIHERTEENPIQILVTAVENAAPREETVRLKYGGISVPKAVDVAPQRRVDQALKFLAEGVYNDSFKTTTDVAEAIANQLVGASNYDVGTYAVSQKEEKERVAAAAR, encoded by the coding sequence ATGGCGGCAGAAGACCAACCCGACCCGGACGCGCCGGCCGGCGGCGCGGACGTCTCGGCCAAGCTGTTCGGCGAGTGGGAGATCGGCGAGATCGAGTACGCCGACCCCTCGACCGAACGCTACATCACGGTGTCGCCCGTCGCTCACACCGCGGGTCGCCACGCCCGCAAGCAGTTCAAGAAGTCCGAGATCTCGATCGTCGAGCGCTTTATCAACCGCTTGATGCAGACCGAGGAGAATACGGGCAAGAAACAGCAAGTCCTCAACTACGTCAGCGACGCGTTCGACATCATCCACGAGCGTACCGAGGAGAACCCGATTCAGATCCTCGTGACTGCCGTCGAGAACGCGGCCCCGCGTGAGGAAACCGTCCGCCTGAAATACGGTGGGATCTCGGTCCCGAAGGCCGTCGACGTCGCTCCACAGCGCCGCGTCGACCAGGCCCTGAAGTTCCTCGCCGAGGGCGTCTACAACGACTCGTTCAAGACGACCACCGACGTCGCGGAGGCCATCGCCAACCAACTCGTCGGCGCGTCCAACTACGACGTCGGCACCTACGCCGTCAGTCAGAAAGAGGAGAAAGAGCGCGTCGCGGCAGCCGCACGCTAA
- a CDS encoding 30S ribosomal protein S12, whose product MANGKYAARKLKKDRQNQRWSDSDYARRARGLREKSDPLEGAPQARGIVLEKVGIEAKQPNSAIRKCVRVQLIKNGKQVTAFCPGDGAISFIDEHDEVTIAGIGGAKGRAMGDLSGVNYKVDKVNGVALKELVRGNAEKPVR is encoded by the coding sequence ATGGCAAACGGCAAATACGCCGCGCGCAAGCTCAAGAAGGACCGCCAGAATCAGCGGTGGTCCGACTCGGACTACGCGCGCCGCGCCCGTGGACTTCGCGAGAAGTCCGACCCTCTCGAGGGCGCACCTCAGGCCCGCGGTATCGTACTCGAAAAGGTCGGCATCGAAGCCAAACAGCCCAACTCGGCGATTCGGAAGTGCGTCCGAGTGCAACTGATCAAAAACGGCAAGCAGGTCACCGCGTTCTGTCCCGGTGACGGCGCGATTTCGTTCATCGACGAACACGACGAAGTCACCATCGCCGGGATCGGTGGGGCCAAGGGTCGTGCGATGGGTGACCTCTCCGGTGTCAACTACAAAGTCGACAAGGTCAACGGCGTCGCACTGAAGGAACTCGTTCGCGGGAACGCGGAGAAACCGGTGCGATAA
- a CDS encoding aldehyde dehydrogenase family protein: protein MTNTSAESADEIAVDDLEIAPETGWNALYLDGEWVPAGDRDLIDVENPATRTRLTTVPSGTEGDVDEAYAIAAEAQAAWAERPPQERAGIVSEACRLLGEYADDLETLFAVECGGVELKADFETQLAQGTMEVGAGLAMRDGGRRKDSVTPGKENLLVREPAGVVGVITPWNFPLYLSSRVVAPAIALGNSVVLKPDEHTPITGGLVLAKVFEEAGLPAGVLNVVPGYGHEIGDHFSGHSVPSVMSFTGSSEVGRGVGQRAVGAYTEPALELGGNNAHVVLEDADLERAIDAGAFGSFTHQGQECISINRHLVHESLYDEYVAGLADRAEQLPIGDPLEEGTLVGPVINESQRDKIVGFLEESVERGATVEAGGDYEGLFVEPTVLSDVTSDMPVACNEHFGPVAPVVPFETDEEAIRIANDTEYGLSGSVHSTDVARARDVADAMETGMVHINDQPLNDEPHVAFGGVGASGMGRYNDEWILETLTTVKWISVQREPREYPY, encoded by the coding sequence ATGACGAATACGAGTGCGGAATCAGCCGACGAGATCGCCGTCGACGACCTCGAGATCGCGCCGGAAACCGGATGGAACGCGCTGTATCTCGACGGGGAGTGGGTTCCCGCGGGTGACCGTGACCTGATCGACGTCGAAAACCCCGCGACGCGGACGCGCCTGACGACGGTCCCCTCGGGAACCGAGGGCGACGTCGACGAGGCGTACGCGATCGCGGCGGAAGCGCAAGCGGCGTGGGCGGAGCGGCCACCCCAGGAGCGCGCCGGGATCGTATCCGAGGCCTGTCGGTTGCTGGGAGAGTACGCCGACGACCTCGAGACGTTGTTCGCGGTCGAGTGCGGCGGCGTCGAGCTGAAAGCGGACTTCGAGACCCAGCTCGCCCAGGGGACGATGGAGGTCGGTGCCGGACTGGCGATGCGCGACGGCGGTCGCCGCAAGGACTCGGTCACGCCGGGCAAGGAGAACCTGCTCGTGCGCGAACCGGCCGGCGTCGTCGGCGTCATCACGCCGTGGAACTTCCCGCTGTATCTCTCCAGTCGCGTCGTCGCACCCGCTATCGCGCTCGGCAACAGCGTGGTGTTAAAACCCGACGAACACACCCCGATAACGGGCGGACTCGTCCTCGCGAAGGTCTTCGAGGAGGCCGGCCTCCCGGCGGGCGTCCTGAACGTCGTCCCCGGCTACGGTCACGAGATCGGCGACCATTTCTCGGGCCACTCGGTTCCGTCGGTGATGTCGTTTACCGGCTCCTCGGAAGTCGGACGCGGCGTCGGCCAGCGCGCCGTCGGTGCGTACACGGAACCCGCACTCGAACTGGGCGGCAACAACGCCCACGTCGTCCTCGAAGACGCCGACCTCGAGCGGGCGATCGACGCCGGCGCGTTCGGCTCGTTCACCCACCAGGGACAGGAGTGCATCTCCATCAACCGCCATCTGGTCCACGAATCGCTGTACGACGAGTACGTGGCTGGACTGGCCGACCGCGCCGAGCAACTCCCCATCGGCGATCCCCTCGAGGAGGGGACCCTCGTCGGTCCGGTCATCAACGAGAGTCAGCGCGACAAGATCGTCGGCTTCCTCGAGGAGTCGGTCGAGCGCGGTGCGACGGTCGAGGCTGGCGGCGACTACGAGGGGCTGTTCGTCGAGCCGACGGTACTTTCGGATGTCACCAGCGACATGCCGGTCGCCTGCAACGAACACTTCGGCCCGGTCGCGCCAGTCGTTCCCTTCGAAACCGACGAGGAAGCGATTCGGATCGCCAACGACACCGAATACGGGCTGTCGGGATCGGTTCACTCGACGGACGTCGCCCGGGCGCGTGACGTGGCCGACGCGATGGAAACCGGCATGGTCCACATCAACGACCAGCCGTTGAACGACGAACCGCACGTCGCGTTCGGCGGTGTCGGCGCGTCGGGAATGGGTCGGTACAACGACGAGTGGATCCTCGAGACACTAACGACGGTGAAGTGGATCTCGGTCCAGCGCGAACCGAGAGAGTATCCGTACTGA
- a CDS encoding NusA-like transcription termination signal-binding factor, with translation MGVTLDDDARQYLAAFEDVTGVDGRDCLVTDGGDSLLIVVERGGMSEAIGPGGRTVKRFEDRADAQVRLVEDADNAEEFVANALAPAAVYNVTISENDDTVAYVEVAEADHGVAIGTNGRTIDAARTLAKRHFGIDDIQLL, from the coding sequence ATGGGTGTCACCCTCGACGACGACGCCCGGCAGTATCTGGCGGCTTTCGAGGACGTGACCGGCGTCGACGGGCGGGACTGTCTCGTCACCGACGGCGGTGACAGCCTCCTGATCGTCGTCGAACGCGGCGGCATGAGCGAGGCGATCGGTCCCGGCGGCCGTACCGTAAAGCGGTTCGAGGACCGTGCCGACGCACAGGTCCGACTCGTCGAAGACGCCGATAACGCCGAGGAGTTCGTCGCGAACGCGCTCGCACCGGCGGCGGTCTACAACGTCACGATCAGCGAAAACGACGATACCGTCGCGTACGTCGAGGTCGCGGAAGCGGACCACGGGGTCGCGATCGGCACGAACGGTCGCACGATCGACGCCGCCCGCACTCTCGCGAAGCGCCACTTCGGGATCGACGACATCCAGCTGTTGTAG